In a single window of the Nodularia spumigena CCY9414 genome:
- a CDS encoding prephenate/arogenate dehydrogenase: MKIGILGLGLIGGSLGYDLRSLGHHVLGVSRRESTCYRAIALGSVDQASVDMSLLAAAEVVFICTPIAFIVPQFQQLIDHLPVTTVITDVGSVKTSIVQAIAPLWENFIGGHPMAGTADSGIEAAQRNLFVGKPYVLTPDATTPRTAIAVVEEIVRSLGANLYYCHPEQHDRAVSLISHLPVMVSAALITACMAETDDQVLQLAQNLASSGFRDTSRVGGGNPELGVMMAQYNRQALLNSLQQYRQNLDELTNLIEQEDWAALELKLQSNGKARTKFVK, from the coding sequence ATGAAAATTGGTATTTTGGGACTGGGACTGATCGGGGGTTCTTTGGGTTATGATTTGCGATCGCTGGGGCATCATGTTTTGGGTGTCAGTCGCCGGGAATCTACCTGTTATAGAGCGATCGCTCTAGGTAGCGTTGATCAAGCATCTGTTGACATGAGCCTGTTAGCAGCCGCAGAGGTTGTTTTTATTTGTACACCTATTGCATTTATTGTTCCACAATTCCAGCAACTGATTGATCATTTGCCTGTAACTACGGTGATCACCGATGTTGGTTCAGTTAAAACATCCATAGTCCAGGCGATCGCTCCTCTGTGGGAGAATTTCATCGGTGGTCATCCGATGGCCGGAACGGCAGATAGTGGCATAGAAGCCGCACAACGAAATTTATTTGTGGGTAAACCCTATGTTCTCACACCAGATGCTACAACACCAAGAACAGCCATTGCAGTTGTAGAAGAAATTGTGCGATCGCTTGGGGCTAATCTCTATTATTGCCACCCAGAGCAACATGATCGAGCTGTGAGTTTAATTTCCCACTTACCTGTAATGGTCAGTGCGGCCTTGATTACAGCTTGCATGGCCGAAACTGATGACCAAGTTCTGCAATTAGCCCAAAATTTAGCCAGTTCTGGTTTTCGGGATACCAGTCGTGTCGGTGGTGGTAATCCCGAATTAGGGGTAATGATGGCGCAGTATAACCGCCAAGCATTGCTGAATTCATTACAACAATACCGCCAAAACCTTGATGAATTAACTAATTTAATTGAGCAAGAAGATTGGGCAGCTTTAGAATTAAAGTTACAGTCAAACGGGAAAGCACGAACAAAATTTGTTAAGTAA
- a CDS encoding Uma2 family endonuclease: protein MVLQTENRYYTPAEYLALEEQAEYKNEYRNGAIIPMTGGTTNHNKIAGNFYKKFPLTIAEQDYEIYIGDVKLWIPQYRIYTYPDIMVVKGQPIYQGTGTTTITNPLLIVEVLSNSTKNYDKTDKFKYYRSLAGFQEYIMIDQYSFAVEQFVKQTAGQWLFKEYEGENAVLVMDALDFQIALSEIYHRVNVELNEE from the coding sequence ATGGTTTTACAAACAGAAAATCGCTATTACACTCCCGCAGAATATTTGGCATTAGAAGAGCAAGCTGAGTACAAAAATGAATATCGAAATGGAGCAATTATACCGATGACAGGCGGAACAACTAACCACAATAAAATTGCAGGTAATTTTTATAAAAAATTTCCTTTAACAATTGCAGAGCAAGATTACGAAATCTACATTGGTGATGTCAAATTATGGATACCTCAATATCGTATCTATACATATCCTGATATTATGGTTGTTAAAGGTCAGCCTATATATCAAGGAACTGGAACAACAACTATTACCAACCCCTTATTAATAGTTGAAGTCCTATCAAATTCCACTAAAAATTATGATAAAACAGATAAGTTTAAATATTATCGTTCTCTAGCTGGATTTCAAGAATATATTATGATTGACCAGTATAGTTTTGCAGTTGAGCAATTTGTTAAACAGACAGCAGGGCAATGGCTTTTTAAAGAGTATGAAGGAGAAAATGCAGTTTTAGTAATGGATGCTCTTGACTTTCAAATTGCTTTAAGTGAGATTTATCACCGCGTCAATGTTGAATTAAATGAAGAATAA
- a CDS encoding DUF2243 domain-containing protein, whose translation MAVNSENGYNSMPLIIAGIFLGLGLGGFVDGILLHQILQWHHMLSNVCPLKTVSNIDLNMVWDGLFHAFDWVMTVVGVALLWRAGGRADVPWSTNTFVGSLLIGAGLFNFVEGLIDHQILGIHHVKPGPNQLVWDLGFLLSGLLMVVIGGIMLKHQNRHLQQRM comes from the coding sequence ATGGCGGTAAATAGTGAAAATGGTTATAATTCTATGCCCTTGATTATTGCCGGCATTTTCCTGGGACTGGGTTTAGGAGGCTTCGTTGATGGTATTTTGTTGCATCAAATTCTGCAATGGCATCATATGTTAAGCAATGTTTGTCCGCTCAAAACTGTCTCAAACATAGATTTGAACATGGTATGGGATGGCTTGTTTCATGCCTTTGACTGGGTAATGACCGTGGTAGGAGTGGCGTTACTGTGGCGCGCTGGAGGTCGTGCAGATGTTCCTTGGTCAACAAATACTTTTGTGGGGTCTTTGCTCATCGGTGCAGGTTTATTCAATTTCGTTGAAGGACTTATTGACCACCAAATTCTCGGTATTCACCATGTAAAACCAGGGCCAAATCAGTTAGTTTGGGATTTAGGATTTCTGCTGTCCGGTCTGCTCATGGTTGTCATCGGTGGGATCATGCTAAAACATCAAAATAGACATCTCCAACAAAGAATGTAG
- a CDS encoding NADAR family protein: MTIYFYKVWQPYGCFSNFSPHGIQIHGTYWSTVEHYYQAQKFVGTVDAVIIPVIHAAETPEEAAALGRCRTRQLRPDWEMVKTKVMREAVLNKFLSHLEIKDILLSTGNETLVENSPNDYFWGCGAEKTGQNHLGKILMGVRAEIRKSQLFTVISGENKLD, translated from the coding sequence ATGACCATATACTTTTACAAGGTGTGGCAGCCTTATGGCTGTTTTTCTAACTTTTCTCCCCACGGTATCCAAATTCATGGTACTTATTGGTCAACGGTGGAGCATTATTATCAAGCGCAAAAGTTTGTGGGTACTGTGGATGCAGTCATTATACCTGTGATCCATGCTGCCGAAACTCCCGAAGAGGCTGCTGCTTTGGGGCGTTGTCGCACTCGCCAACTCCGTCCAGACTGGGAGATGGTCAAAACTAAAGTTATGCGAGAAGCTGTACTCAACAAGTTTCTGAGTCATTTGGAGATTAAAGACATTCTTCTTAGCACAGGTAATGAGACACTGGTGGAAAATTCGCCCAACGATTATTTCTGGGGCTGTGGGGCAGAAAAAACTGGTCAAAACCATCTTGGTAAAATCCTCATGGGTGTGCGTGCAGAAATTCGCAAATCGCAACTTTTTACAGTCATTTCTGGGGAGAATAAGTTAGATTAG
- a CDS encoding GAF domain-containing protein, which translates to MSLYQFLSVPAMGFTDDSSGLRSTFNQENLLHRITNQIRRSFELQKILAATVAEVRLFLDTDRVMVYRFDADGSGEVVAESIHQQRLPSLLGLHFTADDIPKEAREMFLSTRQRSIVDVAGGKIGLSPLKSRETGKYLPTETINYRQIDPCHIQYTISKTLP; encoded by the coding sequence ATGTCGTTGTATCAATTTTTAAGTGTGCCAGCAATGGGATTTACCGATGACTCCAGTGGTTTGCGATCAACCTTTAACCAGGAAAATTTATTGCATCGGATCACAAATCAGATTAGGCGATCGTTCGAACTGCAAAAGATACTAGCAGCTACTGTTGCCGAAGTGCGTTTATTTTTGGACACAGACCGGGTAATGGTGTATAGATTTGACGCTGATGGTAGCGGTGAAGTCGTTGCCGAATCGATTCATCAACAGCGTCTACCATCGCTCTTAGGGTTGCACTTTACCGCAGATGATATCCCCAAAGAAGCCAGAGAAATGTTTCTATCAACACGGCAACGTTCCATAGTAGATGTAGCTGGGGGAAAAATCGGACTATCACCGCTCAAGTCACGAGAAACAGGCAAATATCTGCCAACAGAGACTATCAACTATCGGCAGATAGACCCATGCCATATTCAATATACAATCTCGAAAACACTGCCATAG
- a CDS encoding NIL domain-containing protein — MKKRVTLTFPKRAIQMPVTYLLAKEFNVAANIIRAQVAPNQIGKLVVELSGDIDRLDEAIEWMRSRHINVSHNLGEIVIDEDVCVHCGLCTGVCPTEALTLQPETFKLTFTRSRCIVCEQCIPTCPVQAISTNL, encoded by the coding sequence GTGAAAAAACGAGTTACCCTCACTTTTCCCAAACGCGCTATTCAAATGCCGGTGACTTACCTACTAGCAAAAGAATTTAATGTGGCTGCAAATATTATCCGCGCCCAAGTTGCACCAAATCAAATTGGTAAACTTGTGGTAGAATTGTCTGGAGATATTGATCGCTTAGATGAAGCTATTGAATGGATGCGATCGCGTCATATCAATGTTTCCCATAATTTAGGCGAAATTGTCATTGATGAAGATGTCTGTGTCCATTGTGGTTTGTGTACTGGGGTTTGCCCAACAGAAGCCCTGACTTTGCAGCCAGAAACATTCAAATTGACTTTCACGCGATCGCGCTGTATTGTTTGTGAACAATGTATCCCTACCTGTCCAGTACAAGCAATTTCCACAAATCTGTAA
- a CDS encoding thioredoxin family protein produces MTTETHINSTPKPETTTGKRVRNFLIAIVAIALSVALVLGLRTETNSTSLADLDQASTPLEVAISNGKPSIVEFYANWCTVCQKMAPDIAELEQEYAEKVNFVMLNVDNTKWLPEMLKYRVDGIPHFVFLAENGETIAQTIGDQPHTVMASNLDALVAGSSLPYAKTSGQVSQFRAPVTPANNQDDPRSHGSQVVN; encoded by the coding sequence ATGACTACAGAAACCCATATCAATTCTACCCCTAAGCCTGAAACCACAACTGGGAAGAGGGTGAGAAACTTCTTAATTGCTATAGTGGCGATCGCTCTGAGTGTTGCTTTAGTCTTAGGATTGAGAACAGAGACAAATTCCACCTCCTTAGCCGACTTAGACCAAGCATCCACACCTCTAGAAGTAGCCATTAGCAACGGTAAACCCTCAATAGTCGAGTTTTACGCTAACTGGTGTACAGTCTGTCAAAAAATGGCTCCTGATATTGCCGAACTTGAACAGGAGTATGCTGAGAAGGTAAACTTTGTGATGTTGAACGTAGACAACACCAAATGGCTACCGGAAATGCTGAAATATCGAGTAGATGGCATTCCCCACTTTGTATTTTTAGCTGAAAATGGCGAAACCATCGCCCAAACCATCGGAGACCAACCCCATACAGTCATGGCTAGTAACTTAGACGCGTTGGTGGCTGGTTCCTCCTTACCCTATGCTAAAACTAGCGGACAAGTTTCCCAATTTCGCGCCCCTGTTACACCCGCCAACAATCAAGATGATCCTCGCAGTCATGGTAGTCAAGTAGTTAATTAA
- the hisD gene encoding histidinol dehydrogenase has translation MQLLQTTDKDFSVRFKALVSDRREATVDVSGTVKDILADVKVRGDAAVQEYTTKFDHYSPPSLHLSADFIAERAAQCPPDVKDALELAAERIGFFHQKQLPQNIGYTDTAGVKLGLNWVSLSQVGIYVPGGRASYPSSVLMNALPAKIAGVERIVMAVPMPGGEINPAVLAAAQIAGVKEIYSMGGAQAIAALAYGTISLNPVDKIVGPGNAYVAEAKRQVFGTVGIDSVAGPSEILVVADSQNNPEWIAWDLLSQAEHDPSAQSILITDSASFAEKVIAAIEQILVNLPTKEVARTSWEKHGAIILVEDLADSIPLLNQLAPEHVELCVDNPQELANQIKCAGSIFLGRYTPEAIGDYLGGPNHVLPTARSARFASGLSVYDFLKRITYLECNQQALQTIGKAAVTLAAAEGLPAHGGSVSVRLH, from the coding sequence ATGCAGCTACTTCAAACAACCGACAAAGATTTTTCTGTGAGATTTAAAGCCTTGGTGAGCGATCGCCGGGAAGCTACGGTTGATGTTAGTGGTACAGTTAAAGATATTCTCGCTGATGTGAAAGTGCGCGGTGATGCCGCAGTTCAGGAATATACTACTAAGTTTGATCATTACTCTCCCCCATCTTTACATCTGAGTGCTGATTTTATTGCGGAACGCGCAGCACAATGTCCGCCAGATGTCAAGGACGCGCTGGAATTAGCTGCGGAAAGAATTGGGTTTTTTCATCAAAAGCAACTACCCCAAAATATTGGCTATACGGATACAGCCGGGGTGAAACTGGGATTAAATTGGGTTTCTCTTTCCCAGGTGGGGATTTATGTCCCCGGAGGACGCGCCAGTTATCCGAGTTCTGTACTGATGAACGCTTTACCTGCTAAAATTGCGGGGGTGGAAAGAATCGTTATGGCAGTACCTATGCCTGGCGGTGAAATTAATCCGGCTGTGCTTGCAGCTGCCCAAATTGCTGGGGTGAAGGAAATTTATAGTATGGGAGGGGCGCAGGCGATCGCTGCTTTAGCTTATGGTACTATCAGCCTCAACCCTGTAGATAAAATTGTCGGTCCTGGTAACGCCTATGTTGCAGAAGCGAAACGTCAGGTATTTGGGACTGTAGGTATTGACAGCGTAGCCGGACCTTCGGAAATTTTGGTGGTAGCAGATAGCCAAAATAACCCAGAGTGGATAGCCTGGGATTTACTTTCGCAAGCTGAACACGACCCCAGCGCCCAATCTATTTTAATTACTGATTCTGCCAGCTTTGCAGAAAAAGTGATCGCAGCTATTGAGCAAATTCTCGTAAATCTACCGACAAAGGAAGTAGCTAGAACCAGTTGGGAAAAACATGGTGCAATCATTCTGGTAGAAGATTTAGCTGATAGTATCCCCCTACTCAATCAGTTAGCACCCGAACACGTAGAATTATGTGTAGATAACCCCCAAGAGCTTGCTAATCAAATTAAATGTGCCGGGAGTATCTTTTTGGGACGTTATACCCCAGAAGCCATTGGCGATTATTTAGGGGGACCAAATCATGTTCTACCCACCGCTCGTTCTGCTCGTTTTGCTTCTGGCTTGAGTGTCTACGATTTTCTCAAGAGAATTACTTATTTAGAATGTAATCAACAAGCACTGCAAACCATCGGTAAAGCCGCCGTAACTCTCGCAGCAGCCGAAGGTTTACCGGCTCATGGCGGTAGCGTTTCTGTGCGCCTTCATTAA
- a CDS encoding aspartyl protease family protein: MSNVEQFTFINADTTLGEAGFRPYMPITLVNQESSITISALLDTGATVNVLPYTVGLDLGYVWERQTATLNLTGNLAQYEARVVVIQARIGKFEPVQLVFAWTKAMQVPLILGQVNFFMEFDVCFYRSQLYFAVSQKKTVSE, translated from the coding sequence ATGTCTAATGTCGAACAATTTACCTTCATCAATGCTGATACAACTTTGGGCGAGGCTGGTTTTCGCCCGTATATGCCCATAACACTTGTGAACCAAGAATCTTCAATCACAATATCAGCGTTGTTAGATACAGGTGCGACAGTAAATGTACTACCTTATACAGTAGGTCTTGATTTGGGGTATGTTTGGGAACGTCAGACAGCAACTTTGAATTTGACAGGCAATTTGGCTCAGTATGAGGCTCGCGTTGTAGTTATTCAAGCCAGAATTGGTAAATTTGAACCTGTACAACTTGTATTTGCTTGGACAAAAGCTATGCAAGTTCCCCTCATTTTAGGGCAAGTTAATTTTTTTATGGAGTTTGACGTTTGTTTTTATCGCTCACAACTATATTTTGCAGTAAGTCAGAAGAAGACAGTCTCAGAATAG
- a CDS encoding glutathione binding-like protein: protein MIELYYWTTPNGHKITIFLEEVGLPYTIIPVNIGAGEQFQPEFLQISPNNRIPAIVDHEPVTGNEPISVFESGAILLYLAEKTQKLIPENVRDRVEVLQWLFWQMGGLGPMAGQNHHFNKYAPEKIEYAINRYVKETGRLYAVLNKRLADREFVAGDYSIADIAAYPWIVPHNSQSQKLEDFPHLKRWFETIQSRPATIRAYAKAEPFKNQELDLEKSRDLLFNQSANTVQI from the coding sequence ATGATTGAGCTTTACTATTGGACAACCCCCAATGGACATAAAATTACCATATTTCTGGAAGAAGTCGGATTACCATACACAATTATTCCGGTAAATATTGGGGCTGGAGAACAATTTCAACCGGAATTTCTCCAGATTTCTCCTAATAATCGCATCCCCGCAATTGTTGACCATGAACCTGTAACCGGCAATGAGCCGATTTCCGTGTTTGAGTCTGGCGCAATTTTGCTGTATTTAGCCGAAAAAACCCAAAAATTGATTCCTGAAAATGTGCGCGATCGCGTTGAAGTCCTCCAGTGGTTATTCTGGCAAATGGGGGGTTTAGGGCCAATGGCCGGACAAAACCATCATTTTAACAAATACGCTCCCGAAAAAATTGAATATGCCATTAACCGCTATGTCAAAGAAACAGGACGTTTATATGCGGTATTAAATAAGCGCCTAGCAGATAGAGAATTTGTAGCTGGCGATTATTCCATAGCAGATATAGCCGCCTATCCGTGGATTGTCCCCCATAACAGCCAAAGCCAGAAACTAGAAGATTTTCCCCACCTAAAGCGGTGGTTTGAAACAATTCAAAGTCGTCCGGCGACTATTCGCGCTTACGCCAAAGCAGAACCATTCAAAAATCAAGAACTTGACCTTGAAAAATCACGAGATTTGTTATTTAACCAATCAGCAAATACAGTTCAAATTTAG
- the trxA gene encoding thioredoxin, which translates to MSSVTNVTEATFKKEVLESEIPVLVDFWAPWCGPCRMVTPVVDEVAGEYAGQVKVVKLNTDQNPTVASHYGIRSIPTLMVFKGGRQVDIVVGAVLKTTLTQTLGQHIQQ; encoded by the coding sequence ATGTCATCTGTTACAAATGTTACAGAAGCCACATTTAAAAAAGAAGTCCTGGAAAGTGAAATACCAGTATTAGTGGACTTTTGGGCCCCTTGGTGTGGTCCCTGTCGGATGGTGACTCCAGTTGTAGATGAAGTTGCTGGGGAATATGCAGGACAGGTAAAAGTGGTAAAATTGAACACAGATCAAAACCCCACTGTTGCCAGCCATTACGGAATTCGGAGCATTCCCACGCTCATGGTATTTAAGGGGGGACGACAAGTTGATATAGTGGTGGGTGCAGTACTAAAAACTACCTTAACTCAAACTTTAGGGCAGCATATTCAACAATAA
- a CDS encoding ArsR/SmtB family transcription factor, translating to MKFLYHPDRKDISLPGVLYALGDPVRLEIVRLLATQGEQCCAGFDFAIAKSTMSNHFKILRESGVVLTHKEGTQHINRLRQADLEAMFPGLLDAVLQSAQPLRLYQQSTINTR from the coding sequence ATGAAATTCTTATATCACCCAGACCGAAAAGATATTTCTTTACCAGGAGTGCTGTATGCTTTGGGCGATCCTGTGCGGCTAGAGATTGTGCGGTTACTGGCGACTCAGGGAGAACAGTGTTGTGCGGGGTTTGATTTTGCGATCGCCAAGTCAACTATGTCCAATCATTTTAAAATTTTACGAGAGTCGGGAGTTGTGTTAACTCATAAAGAAGGTACACAACACATCAATAGATTACGCCAAGCGGATTTAGAGGCAATGTTTCCAGGGTTGCTGGATGCGGTGTTACAGTCAGCACAACCATTGCGGCTTTATCAACAATCAACAATCAACACTCGATGA